A genomic window from Vitis riparia cultivar Riparia Gloire de Montpellier isolate 1030 chromosome 16, EGFV_Vit.rip_1.0, whole genome shotgun sequence includes:
- the LOC117933046 gene encoding DNA-directed RNA polymerases II, IV and V subunit 6A-like, translating into MADEEYNDVDMGYEDEPPEPEIEEGAEEEAENNNNEDVPDALEEQEKEVHETVERPRKTSKYMTKYERARILGTRALQISMNAPVMVELEGETDPLEIAMKELRERKIPFTIRRYLPDGSYEDWGVDELIVEDSWKRQVGGD; encoded by the exons ATGGCGGACGAAGAGTACAACGACGTGGATATGGG ATATGAGGATGAGCCGCCAGAGCCTGAGATTGAA GAGGGTGCAGAGGAAGAAGCcgaaaataataacaatgaagATGTTCCAGATGCTCTTGAAGAGCAAGAAAAAGAAGTACATGAGACTGTAGAACGGCCCAGAAAGACTTCAAAGTATATGACAAAATATGAGAGAGCAAGAATCTTGGGTACCCGTGCTCTGCAGATCAG CATGAATGCGCCTGTGATGGTTGAATTGGAGGGTGAGACAGATCCACTTGAG ATTGCAATGAAGGAACTTCGTGAGCGGAAGATACCCTTCACCATCCGCCGCTACCTGCCTGATGGAAG TTATGAAGATTGGGGGGTGGATGAATTGATTGTAGAGGATTCATGGAAGAGGCAAGTTGGAGGTGATTGA